The Vidua macroura isolate BioBank_ID:100142 chromosome 4, ASM2450914v1, whole genome shotgun sequence genome window below encodes:
- the LOC128806404 gene encoding glycerol-3-phosphate acyltransferase 3-like isoform X1, with protein MALENLISTGIIQRDETPMEKEVVGQCRGCFSLADVMYFSKKGCEAVVEDEVTQRFSSEELLSWNLLSRTNANLHHVSWKLAAVWVTGILIRYCLLLPLRICLSVFSILLLMLATTVVGQFPNGRVKGWLSNQVQMICATLGVRCLSGLVHFHNRENKPQEGGICVANHTSPLDVLILASDGCYSLVGQVHGGLMGLIQKSCMQTSQHVLFERSEIKDRHLVRKKIREHIADKAKLPILIFPEGTCINNTSVMMFKKGSFEVGGTIHPVAIKYDPRFGDAFWNSTKHSMMTYAFNVLTSWAIVCNVWYLPPMVKEEEEDAVHFADRVKAVIAAQAGMSVLPWDGGLKRKKVKESFKEEQQKKYCQIVIENGSVGNGNVY; from the exons ATGGCACTTGAAAATTTAATCTCCACTG GGATCATCCAGAGAGATGAGACTCCCATGGAAAAGGAGGTTGTTGGCCAGTGCCGAGGATGTTTCAGCCTTGCTGATGTCATGTACTTCTCCAAGAAGGGCTGTGAGGCAGTTGTGGAAGACGAAGTCACTCAACGGTTCtcctctgaggagctgctgtcctgGAATCTCCTCAGCAGAACCAATGCCAACCTGCACCATGTCAGCTGGAAACTGGCTGCTGTGTGGGTCACTGGCATCCTAATTCGGTATTGCCTCCTGCTGCCTTTACG CATCTGCTTGTCTGTTTTCAGCATCCTGTTGCTGATGTTGGCCACTACTGTAGTAGGACAGTTTCCAAATGGCAG AGTTAAAGGCTGGCTGAGCAACCAGGTCCAGATGATATGTGCCACCTTAGGTGTCCGATGTCTGAGTGGCCTTGTTCATTTCCACAACAG GGAAAACAAACCACAGGAAGGAGGCATCTGTGTAGCCAACCACACATCTCCATTGGATGTCCTAATCCTGGCCAGTGATGGATGCTATTCCTTG GTTGGCCAGGTACATGGAGGGCTTATGGGACTTATTCAAAAATCCTGCATGCAAACCTCTCAGCATGTCTTGTTTGAACGCTCAGAAATAAAAGACCGTCACCTGGTGAGGAAAAA AATTAGAGAACACATTGCCGATAAGGCCAAGTTACCCATTTTAATTTTCCCAGAAG GCACCTGCATTAACAACACATCGGTAATGATGTTTAAGAAGGGAAGCTTTGAGGTAGGAGGAACCATCCATCCAGTAGCAATCAAG TATGACCCCCGCTTTGGAGATGCCTTCTGGAACAGcacaaagcattccatgatgACCTATGCTTTTAATGTGTTAACCAGCTGGGCTATTGTCTGCAATGTGTGGTACCTGCCACCAATGGTCAAAGAG gaagaaGAAGATGCTGTTCACTTTGCTGACAGAGTCAAGGCTGTCATCGCTGCTCAGGCAGGAATGTCTGTGCTTCCTTG ggatgggggactgaaaaggaaaaaggtcaAAGAGTCTTTCAAGGaagagcaacagaaaaaatattgccaGATAGTAATAGAAAATGGATCTGtaggaaatggaaatgtttattaa
- the LOC128806404 gene encoding glycerol-3-phosphate acyltransferase 3-like isoform X4 — MALENLISTGIIQRDETPMEKEVVGQCRGCFSLADVMYFSKKGCEAVVEDEVTQRFSSEELLSWNLLSRTNANLHHVSWKLAAVWVTGILIRYCLLLPLRVKGWLSNQVQMICATLGVRCLSGLVHFHNRENKPQEGGICVANHTSPLDVLILASDGCYSLVGQVHGGLMGLIQKSCMQTSQHVLFERSEIKDRHLVRKKIREHIADKAKLPILIFPEGTCINNTSVMMFKKGSFEVGGTIHPVAIKYDPRFGDAFWNSTKHSMMTYAFNVLTSWAIVCNVWYLPPMVKEEEEDAVHFADRVKAVIAAQAGMSVLPWDGGLKRKKVKESFKEEQQKKYCQIVIENGSVGNGNVY; from the exons ATGGCACTTGAAAATTTAATCTCCACTG GGATCATCCAGAGAGATGAGACTCCCATGGAAAAGGAGGTTGTTGGCCAGTGCCGAGGATGTTTCAGCCTTGCTGATGTCATGTACTTCTCCAAGAAGGGCTGTGAGGCAGTTGTGGAAGACGAAGTCACTCAACGGTTCtcctctgaggagctgctgtcctgGAATCTCCTCAGCAGAACCAATGCCAACCTGCACCATGTCAGCTGGAAACTGGCTGCTGTGTGGGTCACTGGCATCCTAATTCGGTATTGCCTCCTGCTGCCTTTACG AGTTAAAGGCTGGCTGAGCAACCAGGTCCAGATGATATGTGCCACCTTAGGTGTCCGATGTCTGAGTGGCCTTGTTCATTTCCACAACAG GGAAAACAAACCACAGGAAGGAGGCATCTGTGTAGCCAACCACACATCTCCATTGGATGTCCTAATCCTGGCCAGTGATGGATGCTATTCCTTG GTTGGCCAGGTACATGGAGGGCTTATGGGACTTATTCAAAAATCCTGCATGCAAACCTCTCAGCATGTCTTGTTTGAACGCTCAGAAATAAAAGACCGTCACCTGGTGAGGAAAAA AATTAGAGAACACATTGCCGATAAGGCCAAGTTACCCATTTTAATTTTCCCAGAAG GCACCTGCATTAACAACACATCGGTAATGATGTTTAAGAAGGGAAGCTTTGAGGTAGGAGGAACCATCCATCCAGTAGCAATCAAG TATGACCCCCGCTTTGGAGATGCCTTCTGGAACAGcacaaagcattccatgatgACCTATGCTTTTAATGTGTTAACCAGCTGGGCTATTGTCTGCAATGTGTGGTACCTGCCACCAATGGTCAAAGAG gaagaaGAAGATGCTGTTCACTTTGCTGACAGAGTCAAGGCTGTCATCGCTGCTCAGGCAGGAATGTCTGTGCTTCCTTG ggatgggggactgaaaaggaaaaaggtcaAAGAGTCTTTCAAGGaagagcaacagaaaaaatattgccaGATAGTAATAGAAAATGGATCTGtaggaaatggaaatgtttattaa
- the LOC128806404 gene encoding glycerol-3-phosphate acyltransferase 3-like isoform X2 codes for MALENLISTGIIQRDETPMEKEVVGQCRGCFSLADVMYFSKKGCEAVVEDEVTQRFSSEELLSWNLLSRTNANLHHVSWKLAAVWVTGILIRYCLLLPLRILLLMLATTVVGQFPNGRVKGWLSNQVQMICATLGVRCLSGLVHFHNRENKPQEGGICVANHTSPLDVLILASDGCYSLVGQVHGGLMGLIQKSCMQTSQHVLFERSEIKDRHLVRKKIREHIADKAKLPILIFPEGTCINNTSVMMFKKGSFEVGGTIHPVAIKYDPRFGDAFWNSTKHSMMTYAFNVLTSWAIVCNVWYLPPMVKEEEEDAVHFADRVKAVIAAQAGMSVLPWDGGLKRKKVKESFKEEQQKKYCQIVIENGSVGNGNVY; via the exons ATGGCACTTGAAAATTTAATCTCCACTG GGATCATCCAGAGAGATGAGACTCCCATGGAAAAGGAGGTTGTTGGCCAGTGCCGAGGATGTTTCAGCCTTGCTGATGTCATGTACTTCTCCAAGAAGGGCTGTGAGGCAGTTGTGGAAGACGAAGTCACTCAACGGTTCtcctctgaggagctgctgtcctgGAATCTCCTCAGCAGAACCAATGCCAACCTGCACCATGTCAGCTGGAAACTGGCTGCTGTGTGGGTCACTGGCATCCTAATTCGGTATTGCCTCCTGCTGCCTTTACG CATCCTGTTGCTGATGTTGGCCACTACTGTAGTAGGACAGTTTCCAAATGGCAG AGTTAAAGGCTGGCTGAGCAACCAGGTCCAGATGATATGTGCCACCTTAGGTGTCCGATGTCTGAGTGGCCTTGTTCATTTCCACAACAG GGAAAACAAACCACAGGAAGGAGGCATCTGTGTAGCCAACCACACATCTCCATTGGATGTCCTAATCCTGGCCAGTGATGGATGCTATTCCTTG GTTGGCCAGGTACATGGAGGGCTTATGGGACTTATTCAAAAATCCTGCATGCAAACCTCTCAGCATGTCTTGTTTGAACGCTCAGAAATAAAAGACCGTCACCTGGTGAGGAAAAA AATTAGAGAACACATTGCCGATAAGGCCAAGTTACCCATTTTAATTTTCCCAGAAG GCACCTGCATTAACAACACATCGGTAATGATGTTTAAGAAGGGAAGCTTTGAGGTAGGAGGAACCATCCATCCAGTAGCAATCAAG TATGACCCCCGCTTTGGAGATGCCTTCTGGAACAGcacaaagcattccatgatgACCTATGCTTTTAATGTGTTAACCAGCTGGGCTATTGTCTGCAATGTGTGGTACCTGCCACCAATGGTCAAAGAG gaagaaGAAGATGCTGTTCACTTTGCTGACAGAGTCAAGGCTGTCATCGCTGCTCAGGCAGGAATGTCTGTGCTTCCTTG ggatgggggactgaaaaggaaaaaggtcaAAGAGTCTTTCAAGGaagagcaacagaaaaaatattgccaGATAGTAATAGAAAATGGATCTGtaggaaatggaaatgtttattaa
- the LOC128806404 gene encoding glycerol-3-phosphate acyltransferase 3-like isoform X3: MEKEVVGQCRGCFSLADVMYFSKKGCEAVVEDEVTQRFSSEELLSWNLLSRTNANLHHVSWKLAAVWVTGILIRYCLLLPLRICLSVFSILLLMLATTVVGQFPNGRVKGWLSNQVQMICATLGVRCLSGLVHFHNRENKPQEGGICVANHTSPLDVLILASDGCYSLVGQVHGGLMGLIQKSCMQTSQHVLFERSEIKDRHLVRKKIREHIADKAKLPILIFPEGTCINNTSVMMFKKGSFEVGGTIHPVAIKYDPRFGDAFWNSTKHSMMTYAFNVLTSWAIVCNVWYLPPMVKEEEEDAVHFADRVKAVIAAQAGMSVLPWDGGLKRKKVKESFKEEQQKKYCQIVIENGSVGNGNVY, translated from the exons ATGGAAAAGGAGGTTGTTGGCCAGTGCCGAGGATGTTTCAGCCTTGCTGATGTCATGTACTTCTCCAAGAAGGGCTGTGAGGCAGTTGTGGAAGACGAAGTCACTCAACGGTTCtcctctgaggagctgctgtcctgGAATCTCCTCAGCAGAACCAATGCCAACCTGCACCATGTCAGCTGGAAACTGGCTGCTGTGTGGGTCACTGGCATCCTAATTCGGTATTGCCTCCTGCTGCCTTTACG CATCTGCTTGTCTGTTTTCAGCATCCTGTTGCTGATGTTGGCCACTACTGTAGTAGGACAGTTTCCAAATGGCAG AGTTAAAGGCTGGCTGAGCAACCAGGTCCAGATGATATGTGCCACCTTAGGTGTCCGATGTCTGAGTGGCCTTGTTCATTTCCACAACAG GGAAAACAAACCACAGGAAGGAGGCATCTGTGTAGCCAACCACACATCTCCATTGGATGTCCTAATCCTGGCCAGTGATGGATGCTATTCCTTG GTTGGCCAGGTACATGGAGGGCTTATGGGACTTATTCAAAAATCCTGCATGCAAACCTCTCAGCATGTCTTGTTTGAACGCTCAGAAATAAAAGACCGTCACCTGGTGAGGAAAAA AATTAGAGAACACATTGCCGATAAGGCCAAGTTACCCATTTTAATTTTCCCAGAAG GCACCTGCATTAACAACACATCGGTAATGATGTTTAAGAAGGGAAGCTTTGAGGTAGGAGGAACCATCCATCCAGTAGCAATCAAG TATGACCCCCGCTTTGGAGATGCCTTCTGGAACAGcacaaagcattccatgatgACCTATGCTTTTAATGTGTTAACCAGCTGGGCTATTGTCTGCAATGTGTGGTACCTGCCACCAATGGTCAAAGAG gaagaaGAAGATGCTGTTCACTTTGCTGACAGAGTCAAGGCTGTCATCGCTGCTCAGGCAGGAATGTCTGTGCTTCCTTG ggatgggggactgaaaaggaaaaaggtcaAAGAGTCTTTCAAGGaagagcaacagaaaaaatattgccaGATAGTAATAGAAAATGGATCTGtaggaaatggaaatgtttattaa
- the LOC128806404 gene encoding glycerol-3-phosphate acyltransferase 3-like isoform X6, giving the protein MEESREGHGLAEGKILSIWMVLFVALVLLPSIFRVSLGISHFYVKIVIKMLEWATLQIEEGVKKQKAMALENLISTGIIQRDETPMEKEVVGQCRGCFSLADVMYFSKKGCEAVVEDEVTQRFSSEELLSWNLLSRTNANLHHVSWKLAAVWVTGILIRYCLLLPLRICLSVFSILLLMLATTVVGQFPNGRVKGWLSNQVQMICATLGVRCLSGLVHFHNRENKPQEGGICVANHTSPLDVLILASDGCYSLVGQVHGGLMGLIQKSCMQTSQHVLFERSEIKDRHLVRKKIREHIADKAKLPILIFPEGTCINNTSVMMFKKGSFEVGGTIHPVAIKYDPRFGDAFWNSTKHSMMTYAFNVLTSWAIVCNVWYLPPMVKEEEEDAVHFADRVKAVIAAQAGMSVLPWDGGLKRKKVKESFKEEQQKKYCQIVIENGSVGNGNVY; this is encoded by the exons ATGGAAGAAAGTAGAGAAGGTCATGGCCTTGCAGAAGGCAAGATTTTGTCTATCTggatggttttgtttgtggCATTAGTTTTGTTGCCTTCGATATTTCGAGTGTCACTGGGGATTTCTCATTTCTATGtgaaaattgtaattaaaatgtTAGAG TGGGCCACCCTGCAGATTGAGGAGGGAGTAAAAAAGCAGAAGGCGATGGCACTTGAAAATTTAATCTCCACTG GGATCATCCAGAGAGATGAGACTCCCATGGAAAAGGAGGTTGTTGGCCAGTGCCGAGGATGTTTCAGCCTTGCTGATGTCATGTACTTCTCCAAGAAGGGCTGTGAGGCAGTTGTGGAAGACGAAGTCACTCAACGGTTCtcctctgaggagctgctgtcctgGAATCTCCTCAGCAGAACCAATGCCAACCTGCACCATGTCAGCTGGAAACTGGCTGCTGTGTGGGTCACTGGCATCCTAATTCGGTATTGCCTCCTGCTGCCTTTACG CATCTGCTTGTCTGTTTTCAGCATCCTGTTGCTGATGTTGGCCACTACTGTAGTAGGACAGTTTCCAAATGGCAG AGTTAAAGGCTGGCTGAGCAACCAGGTCCAGATGATATGTGCCACCTTAGGTGTCCGATGTCTGAGTGGCCTTGTTCATTTCCACAACAG GGAAAACAAACCACAGGAAGGAGGCATCTGTGTAGCCAACCACACATCTCCATTGGATGTCCTAATCCTGGCCAGTGATGGATGCTATTCCTTG GTTGGCCAGGTACATGGAGGGCTTATGGGACTTATTCAAAAATCCTGCATGCAAACCTCTCAGCATGTCTTGTTTGAACGCTCAGAAATAAAAGACCGTCACCTGGTGAGGAAAAA AATTAGAGAACACATTGCCGATAAGGCCAAGTTACCCATTTTAATTTTCCCAGAAG GCACCTGCATTAACAACACATCGGTAATGATGTTTAAGAAGGGAAGCTTTGAGGTAGGAGGAACCATCCATCCAGTAGCAATCAAG TATGACCCCCGCTTTGGAGATGCCTTCTGGAACAGcacaaagcattccatgatgACCTATGCTTTTAATGTGTTAACCAGCTGGGCTATTGTCTGCAATGTGTGGTACCTGCCACCAATGGTCAAAGAG gaagaaGAAGATGCTGTTCACTTTGCTGACAGAGTCAAGGCTGTCATCGCTGCTCAGGCAGGAATGTCTGTGCTTCCTTG ggatgggggactgaaaaggaaaaaggtcaAAGAGTCTTTCAAGGaagagcaacagaaaaaatattgccaGATAGTAATAGAAAATGGATCTGtaggaaatggaaatgtttattaa
- the LOC128806404 gene encoding glycerol-3-phosphate acyltransferase 3-like isoform X5 has product MALENLISTGIIQRDETPMEKEVVGQCRGCFSLADVMYFSKKGCEAVVEDEVTQRFSSEELLSWNLLSRTNANLHHVSWKLAAVWVTGILIRYCLLLPLRICLSVFSILLLMLATTVVGQFPNGRVKGWLSNQVQMICATLGVRCLSGLVHFHNRENKPQEGGICVANHTSPLDVLILASDGCYSLVGQVHGGLMGLIQKSCMQTSQHVLFERSEIKDRHLVRKKIREHIADKAKLPILIFPEGTCINNTSVMMFKKGSFEVGGTIHPVAIKYDPRFGDAFWNSTKHSMMTYAFNVLTSWAIVCNVWYLPPMVKEVLTCLYVLKVLVKCCLEGGLHYYRRCSESLLIT; this is encoded by the exons ATGGCACTTGAAAATTTAATCTCCACTG GGATCATCCAGAGAGATGAGACTCCCATGGAAAAGGAGGTTGTTGGCCAGTGCCGAGGATGTTTCAGCCTTGCTGATGTCATGTACTTCTCCAAGAAGGGCTGTGAGGCAGTTGTGGAAGACGAAGTCACTCAACGGTTCtcctctgaggagctgctgtcctgGAATCTCCTCAGCAGAACCAATGCCAACCTGCACCATGTCAGCTGGAAACTGGCTGCTGTGTGGGTCACTGGCATCCTAATTCGGTATTGCCTCCTGCTGCCTTTACG CATCTGCTTGTCTGTTTTCAGCATCCTGTTGCTGATGTTGGCCACTACTGTAGTAGGACAGTTTCCAAATGGCAG AGTTAAAGGCTGGCTGAGCAACCAGGTCCAGATGATATGTGCCACCTTAGGTGTCCGATGTCTGAGTGGCCTTGTTCATTTCCACAACAG GGAAAACAAACCACAGGAAGGAGGCATCTGTGTAGCCAACCACACATCTCCATTGGATGTCCTAATCCTGGCCAGTGATGGATGCTATTCCTTG GTTGGCCAGGTACATGGAGGGCTTATGGGACTTATTCAAAAATCCTGCATGCAAACCTCTCAGCATGTCTTGTTTGAACGCTCAGAAATAAAAGACCGTCACCTGGTGAGGAAAAA AATTAGAGAACACATTGCCGATAAGGCCAAGTTACCCATTTTAATTTTCCCAGAAG GCACCTGCATTAACAACACATCGGTAATGATGTTTAAGAAGGGAAGCTTTGAGGTAGGAGGAACCATCCATCCAGTAGCAATCAAG TATGACCCCCGCTTTGGAGATGCCTTCTGGAACAGcacaaagcattccatgatgACCTATGCTTTTAATGTGTTAACCAGCTGGGCTATTGTCTGCAATGTGTGGTACCTGCCACCAATGGTCAAAGAGGTCCTTACATGTTTGTATGTTTTGAAAGTGCTTGTAAAATGTTGTCTGGAAGGAGGTCTGCATTATTACAGAAGGTGTTCTGAATCCTTATTGATAACTTAA